DNA sequence from the Malus domestica chromosome 11, GDT2T_hap1 genome:
taatgAGTAACTTACGGGTCAAGTTCGGTCCAGATCatattacccatttattttaacaagtattacataaaacaacattttaaaatattgatatgttacaaaaatgacacgaaaaaaaaaaaaaaaaaacgacacAAAAGTTATATCTAGTCGGAAACCAAATACAGCGTAAGGAAAGGACGGGGCTAAACGAAAGACTATGCACATAAACCATAGGGACGTGAAACGCCCAGTAAAGGAGAAAAGAAACGGCCCCCAAACAACAGACATAAGCATGACACGTATGGACGTGAAGGGCCCAGTAAAAGATAAAAGGACGGGAACCAAGCAAGTGATATGGACAAGATACATACGGAAGGGAAACAGCCCGAGCCCAGTACAGGCCATCATTgggaaaaacaaaacatgaaaggAAATGTCCAAACTGATCATCAAGTTCGCAACTTGACATTACTCACATGTGGAGCGCTTAATGGCCTCCACGTATaatttcatttgtttatatTGGGTCTTCTATAATCAAACGTTTCGTCTGCCGACACAATTTTTATGAATAAATCTATCTATGTTGAAGGTAGATTGTCATTGAGAGAGTAGAGGTTAATTTCTAATCCCAAGCTGGTTTCCTAAGATGTGGTTAGCGTGTGTTAGCTCTATAGTTGGAGTTTCTATTCGTTGATAGTATTAATCACACATTCAGAAAATAATTGATTTTGCATGTACTTACTATTTTCTATAATGTTAATTGATTTTACAGTAAAACTTCAATTTTCTTTATGGCATTAGAACAAGTTCTCTCATGTATGAAGCTTAAAGGCCACACGTTCTTTAGGTCACCGAATTTGTGTTGTTCAAGCCCAATGGCCATACAATTGTGACAACCTGCAATTTTTCATAAAGCCGAccggtttaaaaaataattattttttgtcaagATTCTAAAAGGCACTAGACGCGTGCAACGGGTAGGGGCCTAGCCAAATTGTTTTTGCCAACGTTCTCATAGGTAGATGATTAAGAAAATTACAGAAATTGAGATGgatgtatgacattgaaataaaataataagtaaatgcatgagattgaaatgttttaagatGTTGCACGATGTTGCAATTAAACACAAACTTGAGGGTGCAAATGTAATTTAtccaaatatattttaattgtcAGCACAAATGTAGAACCCACTGTTTacatgtcatcacttaacgaCTAACTTAACAGATTTTATAACGGTTGtatgaattgaaaataaaaataaaaactaaatgtatgaaatataaatgttttaagagtaaattacacaaaactacctcaaccaTGGGTCGAATCACAAgctcatacctcatgttttaaaaatataatgtcGTATCTTATCTAacaaatttgttgcaatgtcaaatTTCCGTTAGTTTGTTTGTCAATTTCTCTATTAAATGATGACATGGCTTGAGACAAGACCTACTCCCTCACCCAACtggataaaaatattaattaaatattaaaaaatttaagataaaaattaattaaatattttattaaaaaagtgGGACCAACTCCCTACCAACACCCTcacccttcttcttcctcaattcCTTCCCTTCCATCCAGTGGCAAAGCTATAGAGGGACAAGGAGGGGCAATCGCCCCTCCCTTCGCCGGAAATTAAGCCCAGTAGTAATGGTTCCGCCCCTCTATTCCGATCGGAAGTGATGGTTGCTCATGGAGTTGTCTGGTTTTTTAGGTCTCTGTTGTTGCTGGTGGGTAGCagagtattttatttatttatttatttcctgAAAAACCCTTAACAGGGATGACGCCGTTTCATTTtagtgattaattttttttttacaatagtCCTTAATAGACGACGCCGTTTCATTttgttggttaaaaaaaaaaactaaagggGGACCAGTCAGCCTTCACACCAttcaagcattttttttttaattttttaatttttttggttcaaaACCAAAGTATCATACAGATCACCTGCAACAGTAGGCTGCAGAACCTTTGTTCTGCCATTGGAGAGGGTGACAATCAACAGCAAGGCCTTCAAGAGTCTCCTCGTGCCACTACCGTCCAGCCATTTGAGCACCATGTGCTGTTGAATACTTCTTTTATACTAAAAGTGCATTATAGTAGTCAAAACATTTCTAGTCCGCTTCCCGAATGCTATGAATTCGAAGGTTACATAAAATGCAAATTTAACATTAGGATGTCATATTCATTAATATCCTCTGTTTATGTTAAGAGCCACGTATATGTTAGAAACCTAGCTTAATTACAGTGTTATCCGAGTCAATTCTTGGAGGTGGATAAATATAAGATTACTCTACAATATGATCAGTTAATGAAAGATGCACAATGCTACTTACAAAAGAGGGCAGTAGTTTCTATTTTACAGTTTGATAATGGATTTTAGTTTGTTAATGAATTTGTAGGCAATTACGCGTAGTTTGTAATACGATTGGCTTGATAAATTATGAATGACATTAGTATTGTCTACTATCTAAACGATTTAAAtgtctaattttttttggaCCTTTTACCCTTTTAAATTTCGCTCCTCCTCCTTACAATTCTTGCTTCACCACTGCTTCTATCTCTCTGTAAATTTTTGGTTGAACAAAAATGGTGGCCATGAACACATGCAAATTCAGCTCCAAGCTTTCAAGACTCTGTCATCCTAACTCAGCCCCAAATCATTTCAAATGTTCATTTAACCCCACCACCATTACCGAACACTCCATAAAATCATGAAATTCAAAACCCATAAACCATAATCTCACTTGGGTACCCAATTCAAAAtcctgaattaaaaaaaaaaaaaaaaaaaaaaggaatcttGGTACCCAAGTAAAAAACCCAGATTTCATCCTTGGGGTCACCGTGGAGAGGTGGCGTGCATGGCGGGTGAGGGTTACGTGGCTGTTAGAATCTAGAGACTATGATCTCTATTGTAAGGAATGAAGCAAAACTAGAGATGAAAGGTTTCTGGAAAATCTCAGAGAGTTGCAGACAAGATATTCACACAGAGCAAaaaattgcttcattcattccCACACAGCACTCAAAGCATGTGCAAGAGTAAAACCgttgagaggagagagagagattctctCTTACAAAGTTCAATCTCCACCATTCATGTAATCTATCCTATAAGATAGTTACAAGTGGCAACACACACTACTATTACTAAGATTACATCTCAGCTGTCTAATTGGAATATAATCAATGGCTCACATTTAAATCTGAAATACTAAAAGTTATGCTTATATTTCTCTAGCACAAACACTTAtattccaacactcccttctaagtgTTGTGCTGAGATTACTCCAAGCTTCTTTCTCAGGTATTCGAACCAATCTTTGGCCAATGCCTTGGTAAGGATATTTGCAACTTGCTCCTCAGTCTTGCAGTACAGTAGATCAATCTCCCCATCTTGTAATCAGGGGCGGAGGGACCATAGGACCACAGTAGTCCTAGGCCCATCCTGCTTTTGTTTATAACTAAAAATTAGTActacttattattttattattttcagttaAATCATTCATATTTCCTAGACAAACTATCCGGCcctctttaaatattttaagaATATCCGGCCCTCTTTAAATAACCCTAAAGCCTACCTATAACCTATTCCAACTTCCAACACTTCATCTTCCATTCATTTTCCCAATACTaaaaattagtattttattaTTCTCTAATTCTAGCCGACTGTTGCTCTGCTGCTAGTTTGAAAAAATAGTCATAACACTTGAAACACCCCTACcctcttttatattttaaaattgttttaaagccttaattggtgagcccgtggggcccaccttgtttattttttttatgttttctgatctctctcttcttcttcttcgtttctcCCTCCCGTAGCTCTCTCCTTCTCAACACTGCTTCTCTCAGTCTGATCCCTCCCGTGGTACACAAGCCGTACACTGCTTCTCTCATCTAGCATGTCACAGTCTTCAACCAGTCTATCAATCTATCAGTCTTCAATTTCCATGATCCTCAAGAGTATGAACTTCGAATCTTCATAGttgtcattttcaatttttttttttataatttgctAATTCATATATGTTGTCATCTacaattgtaaattaatttaacaaataatattttttttgcagATTAAAGAATTCAATTATTCCATCATTCCATAAAAAAGACATTGAAGTTTAGTTAATTGGTCAACAACCCAAAGTATGTATTTTACTCTCAATTCCTGttacaattttttgtttataaattatgaTTAAATTGATGTCTTGCAATTTCTCTTAACTATTGcctaatttgttttagtttgtaaaattagcatatatgttcatatttcttttaatttaaagttagtcaatctatgtttttttacttttcagttatggaaagatatttcaaaagaaaaacacaaccTGAGATATTAGAACCGTCTCCAAAGAGTCCAAAGAACAATGAAAGTAGTTCAAAACAAACTTGTGTGGATTCTATGGAAATTAACTCGGAAACTCTCCAGTATGATCCTGGATTGCGTAGACCGATTTTGAGTTATCATCCTAATGTTCGAGACCAAGTTCGAAGAGCCTATCTCCAAAATAAACCTTGTCAACCAAAAACCCATGCATTTCTCTACACAAATTTTGGGACAAAGCCTAGAAGGTTCAATCCTGCTTGGTTTACTCAATTTCCTAATTGGTTGGAGTATAGCACATCACAGGATGCTGCCTATTGTTTATGTTGTTATCTCTTCAAACCTGATATTGGAGATCAATCTGGTGgggatacttttgttggagTCGGATTCAAGaattggaagtgcaagaagaaaCTAGAAATTCATGTTGGAGGACCTAATAGTTCTCATAATAATGCTTGGAGAAACTGTGAAGCCTTATTAAACCAAAAACAACATATTGAAACAGTTATCTCAAAACAAACTGACCAAGATCGAATTGATTATCGAACTCGATTAGGTGCATCAGTTGGTGTTAGTAGAATTCTCTTACAACAAGGTCTTCCATTTCGTGGGCATGATGAATCTGAAAATTCACTCAACCAAGGAAACTTTCTTGAAATTCTACGGTGGCTACGTCATTATAATGAGGGTATAAAGGCTGTCACGCTAGAAAATGCtcctgaaaatttgaaattgacaTCACCTGATATTCAGAAGGACATCTCAAGTGCTATTTCATATGAAATCATCAGTGCAATCACTAGTGATATTAATGATTCTTTATTTTCCATTCTTGTTGATGAATCACGAGACAAGTCTTCAAAGGAGCAAATGGCCATTGTATTGCGCTTTGTGGATAAAGCTCATGTGATAGAGCGCTTTGTAGGTATTGAGCATGTTGCAGATACTAAAGCTTCCTCACTCAAGTTAGCCATTGATGATTTCTTTTCTAGACATGGATTGAGCATATCAAAATTGCGTGGGCAAGGCTATGATGGGGCAAGTAATATGCAAGGTGAGTTCAATGGCCTTAAAGCACTAATTTTAAATGAGAATGAGTCTGCCTTTTATGTTCATTGTTTTGCTCATCAACTTCAATTAGCTCTAGTAGCagtggcaaaaaaaaattctgaaattGGAGATCTCTTTACTATGGTTTCTTCTGTGGTGAATATTGTGGTGGCATCTTCTAAGCGTCGTGATATTCTTAGAGAGAAACATGCTCATGTAGTTTTGGAAGCACTAGAAAATAACGAGCTTTCAAGTGGACAAGGTTTGAATCAAGAAACTACTCTTAAGCGGGCTAGTGACACGCGATGGAGCTCTCACTATAATTGTTTAATCAGCTTGGCTCACATGTTCTCATCAACGATAGAAGTGCTTGAGATTGTAAGAAAAGATGGAACAAGTTCTGAACAAAAATTTGAAGCAAAGGTTCTATTGACTTTTATTCAATCTTTCAACTTTATTTTTGGTCTACACTTGATGAAAAAGGTTTTGGGGATCACAAACAATTTATCGCAGGCATTGCAAAAGAAggatcaagatattgtgaatgcAATGAACTTGGTCAATATATGCAAAGGAAGATTGCAAAGGATGCGAGAAAGTGGTTGGGAATCCTTATTTGATGAAGTTTCATCCTTTTGTGACAAGAATTGTATTAAAATTCCTAGCATGGATGATATTTTTACGAGTGGAGAGCGACCAAACCGAAAAGCTCATCCCATCACAAACGTGCACCATTATCGGGTTGATTTATTCACCGATGTCATAGATAAACAACTCACTGAGTTAAATGATCGATTTACTGAGAAGAATACTGAACTACTTCTTTGTGTGGCATGTTTAAGTCCAAGTAATTCTTTCTCTGCCtttgacaaagaaaaattgATGCGTCTTGCCCAATTTTATCCAAGTGATTTTTCAGAGCACGATCTTGAGTTACTCAAAGAACAGCTTGAGAATTATATTTGGGACATGACCTCTAATAGTGAGTTTGCAGATTTGAAAGGAATTAGTGATCTTGCACAAAAGATGGTTGGAACCAAGAAAGATCATACTTATCCGTTAGTGTACTTGCTTTTGACACTGGCACTCATCTTACCGGTTGCAACAGCAAGTGTAGAGCGAGTCTTTTCTGCTATGAATATTGTTAAGAACACCCTACGCAATCGAATGGGTGATTTGTGGATGAACGATTGTTTGGTTGCTTATATTGAAAAGGATATTTTTAATAGTATAGAGGACGAGGCTATCATGCAACggtttcaaaatatgaaaactcGTCGAGgacaattattttaattattgggAATATGTAATATTATCAATGCTAtgttattttgaattttggttACTTTTCATATACATACTATGATGTTTTGGTTAACAGTTTTGTAACTACTatcgatttaattttttttaatatttgtgagAGGCCCCTCCTAATCCGAAatcctggctccgccactgctTGTAATGCATCTCGAATGAAGTGAAATCGTCTGTTTATGTGCCTTGTCTTATGATGATGCACATGATTCTTGGTTATGGTTATAGCAGATGTATTATCACATAGAATTGTTGTAGGCTCAACCtgttcttcaccaaaatctgaGAGAACAAATCTCAACTAGATTGCTTGTGCAGTGGCTTCTGCTGCACTGACATATTCAGCCTTTGCAGTGGATAATGAAACAATGCTTTGCTTGATTGATGCCCACGAAAATACACCTGAACCAAGATTAAATGCATATCCAGATGTGCTTTTCATATCATCCTTACTCCTTGAccaatcactatcacagtaGCCAATAAGCATTGCTTCCTTCCCTTTCTCATATGCTATACCATAATCAAGAGTGCCTTGAATGTACCTAAGTACTTTCTTGGCAGCTCCTATATGTTTTCTGGTAGGACCATGCATAAATCTAGCTAACAAACTTGCTGCAAACATGATGTCTGGCCTTGTTGCAGTCAAATATAGCAAACTCCCAACTATCTGTCTATATAGACTTTCATTAGCTTGTTCACTTGCATCCATCTTAGATAGTTTTTCATTCACTGCAAGAAGGGTAGCAATTGATTTACAATCATTGAAACCAAACTTATCCAGCAATGTCTTTGCATACTTCTTCTGGTGTAAGAAGATGTAAGAATCAGTTTGTATCACACTTAAACCTAAGAAGTGATGCAACAACCCAAGATCAGTCATTTCATACTATTTCATCATCTCAGTTTTGAACTCCATCATCAATTTGTTTGAACTTCTAGTGTAgatgatatcatccacatatagagAAACAACGAGTATTCCACTTTCAGCAGTCTTCACATATAATGTTGCTTCATTGAGACTCATCATCTCAGTTTTGAACTCCATTATCAATTTGTTTGAACTTCCAGTGTAgatgatatcatccacatatagaaAAACAATGAGTATGCCACTTTCAGCAGTCTTCACATATAATGTTGCTTCACTAGGACTTCTTTGAAAACTAGCCTTAGTGAAATAGGAGTTGATTTcttcataccaagctcttggagcttgctTAAGATCATATAATGCCTTCTTGAGTCTGTAAACTCTATCTTCCTTGTTCTTAATCACAAATCCAGGGGGTTGATCAACATATACCTCTTCATGTAATACTCCATTCAAAAATGCTGACTTCACATCTAATTGAAATAGTCTCCACCCTTTCTGTGTAGCCAAAGCAACCAATGTTTgttcgccaaaaaaaaaaaaaaaaaaaaaaaagcaaccaATGTTCTAATTGTATCAAGCCTAGTAACTGGTGCAAAAGTTTCATTGAAGTCTATTCCAGGCTTTTGAGAGTAACCTTTTGCAACTAGTCTTGCTTTGTTTTTCTGCATTGAGCTATCAAGATTCAACTTGGTTTTGTAAACCCATTTGACACCAATTACTGGTTTATCAGATGGTCTACTAACCAACTCCCAAGTATTGTTCTTCTCTATCATTGCAATTTCATTCTCCATTGCTTTCTGCCATGATTTATCCTTGACAGCATCTTCAAATGTTTCAGGTTCAATGATGCACAAATTGCACCTTTCATACACTTCTGCAATGCTTTATATTTCAGTGGAGTGTGGTCAACATCCTGTGGACCTGAACTTTGACTATCTCCTGCAGCACCAATTGCAACATgtacttcttcaatattttctgGTGTTTCATCATCACCTTCTGAAATCTCAGTTTGAGTCAGACTTGATTCactagttt
Encoded proteins:
- the LOC139189535 gene encoding uncharacterized protein, with amino-acid sequence MAIVLRFVDKAHVIERFVGIEHVADTKASSLKLAIDDFFSRHGLSISKLRGQGYDGASNMQGEFNGLKALILNENESAFYVHCFAHQLQLALVAVAKKNSEIGDLFTMVSSVVNIVVASSKRRDILREKHAHVVLEALENNELSSGQGLNQETTLKRASDTRWSSHYNCLISLAHMFSSTIEVLEIVRKDGTSSEQKFEAKVLLTFIQSFNFIFGLHLMKKVLGITNNLSQALQKKDQDIVNAMNLVNICKGRLQRMRESGWESLFDEVSSFCDKNCIKIPSMDDIFTSGERPNRKAHPITNVHHYRVDLFTDVIDKQLTELNDRFTEKNTELLLCVACLSPSNSFSAFDKEKLMRLAQFYPSDFSEHDLELLKEQLENYIWDMTSNSEFADLKGISDLAQKMVGTKKDHTYPLVYLLLTLALILPVATASVERVFSAMNIVKNTLRNRMGDLWMNDCLVAYIEKDIFNSIEDEAIMQRFQNMKTRRGQLF